From the Cohaesibacter sp. ES.047 genome, one window contains:
- the folP gene encoding dihydropteroate synthase, translating to MPNAAAPRPLGPLRWHPAKHPLIMGVINVTPDSFSDGGEHLTENAALAHAKQLAEEGAHILDIGGESTRPGASLVEEQEELQRVLPAIRAIASADLGRVISIDTYKARIADKALDAGAHVVNDVWGLQREPDIAKAAAAHHAPVIINHWEKEPDADKDLITQMKAFFDRSIEIALKAGVDEDLIILDPGIGFGKSVEDNLLILSGLDQLHAWGYPLLIGTSRKRFIGHITGREPKDRVHGTVASNVLALTKGATIFRVHDVAAHKDALAVAHAIHTYPGS from the coding sequence GTGCCAAACGCCGCAGCACCTCGCCCGCTGGGTCCACTCCGGTGGCACCCCGCCAAACACCCTTTGATCATGGGCGTCATCAACGTGACCCCGGATTCCTTTTCCGATGGTGGCGAGCACCTGACCGAAAACGCCGCTCTCGCCCATGCCAAACAACTGGCGGAAGAAGGCGCGCATATCCTCGACATCGGCGGGGAATCAACCCGCCCCGGCGCCAGTCTGGTGGAAGAGCAGGAAGAGCTGCAACGGGTTCTCCCCGCCATTCGCGCCATCGCCAGCGCCGATCTGGGCCGTGTCATCTCGATTGACACCTACAAGGCCCGCATCGCGGACAAAGCGCTCGATGCCGGGGCTCATGTTGTCAATGACGTCTGGGGCCTGCAGCGCGAACCGGACATCGCCAAGGCTGCCGCGGCCCATCACGCACCGGTCATCATCAATCACTGGGAAAAGGAGCCCGATGCAGACAAGGATCTCATCACCCAGATGAAAGCCTTCTTTGATCGGTCCATCGAGATCGCTCTCAAGGCCGGTGTCGATGAGGACTTGATCATTCTGGATCCGGGCATCGGCTTTGGAAAATCTGTCGAGGACAATCTGCTCATTCTGTCCGGACTTGATCAATTGCACGCATGGGGATATCCCTTGCTGATCGGCACGTCACGCAAGCGATTCATCGGCCACATCACCGGGCGAGAGCCCAAGGACCGCGTCCACGGTACAGTGGCGTCCAATGTTCTGGCGCTGACCAAGGGCGCAACCATCTTCCGTGTCCACGATGTCGCCGCCCACAAGGACGCCCTCGCCGTCGCACACGCCATTCACACCTACCCCGGAAGCTGA
- a CDS encoding DNA-directed RNA polymerase subunit alpha, whose protein sequence is MIQKNWQELIKPTKLEINPGDDELRLAKVVAEPLERGFGMTLGNALRRVLLSSLQGAAVTAIQIDGVLHEFSSIAGVREDVTDLILNVKEISLRMEGEGPKRMVLRKEGPGVVRAGDIQVVGDVEILNPELALCTLDVGAELRMEFTVDSGKGYVTAQQNRPDDAPIGLIPVDSLYSPVKRVAYKVENTREGQVLDYDKLIMDIETDGSVKPDDAVAFAARILQDQLSIFVNFEEPEKEVVQEQTQELAFNPALLKKVDELELSVRSANCLKNDNIVYIGDLIQKTEAEMLRTPNFGRKSLNEIKEVLAQMGLHLGMEVQAWPPENIDDLAKRYEDQY, encoded by the coding sequence GTGATTCAGAAAAACTGGCAGGAATTGATCAAGCCAACCAAGCTCGAAATCAATCCGGGCGATGACGAACTGCGTCTCGCCAAGGTGGTTGCTGAGCCTCTGGAACGTGGTTTTGGCATGACCTTGGGCAATGCCCTGCGTCGTGTTCTGCTGTCTTCCCTTCAGGGTGCAGCGGTGACCGCTATCCAGATAGATGGCGTTCTGCATGAATTCTCTTCCATTGCAGGTGTCCGTGAGGACGTGACGGATCTGATCCTGAACGTCAAGGAAATCTCTCTGCGTATGGAAGGCGAAGGCCCGAAACGCATGGTTCTCCGCAAGGAAGGACCCGGTGTGGTACGGGCTGGCGACATTCAGGTCGTCGGGGATGTTGAGATTCTGAACCCTGAGCTTGCCTTGTGCACGCTCGATGTGGGCGCAGAATTGCGCATGGAATTTACCGTGGATAGCGGTAAAGGTTATGTGACGGCTCAGCAGAACCGTCCGGACGATGCTCCGATCGGTCTTATTCCGGTCGACAGCCTTTATTCCCCTGTTAAGCGCGTCGCTTACAAGGTCGAGAACACCCGTGAAGGTCAGGTGCTCGACTATGACAAGCTTATCATGGACATCGAGACCGATGGTTCGGTCAAGCCTGATGATGCGGTTGCTTTTGCAGCACGTATTCTTCAGGACCAGTTGTCCATCTTCGTCAATTTCGAAGAGCCGGAGAAGGAAGTCGTACAGGAACAGACCCAGGAGTTGGCATTCAATCCTGCTCTGCTCAAGAAAGTCGACGAGCTGGAACTGTCTGTCCGTTCGGCAAACTGCCTGAAGAACGACAACATTGTTTACATCGGTGATCTTATCCAGAAAACGGAAGCGGAAATGCTCCGCACGCCGAACTTTGGACGCAAGTCGCTCAACGAGATCAAGGAAGTCCTTGCACAGATGGGTCTGCATCTGGGTATGGAAGTTCAGGCATGGCCGCCTGAAAATATCGACGATCTCGCCAAGCGCTACGAAGATCAGTATTAA
- a CDS encoding DegQ family serine endoprotease: MMNRKSLAAVFALVLAAGAGGVIAQYIGSSNASAPISAVTPVADPAPVQPVVQPVSQRVPESRSEMQLSFSPVVKSATPAVVNVYATRKVQTRSPFSGDPFFERFFGGRGFGAPRERVQRSLGSGVIVDASGVIVTNHHVIDGATEVKVALADRREFDADVVLDEERSDLAILKIRDEGEDLPFLTFANSDDLEVGDLVLAIGNPFGVGQTVTSGIVSALARTQVGVSDYQSFIQTDAAINPGNSGGALVDLSGKLVGVNTAIFTRSGGSNGIGFAIPANMVRLVAEAAISGKKVQRAWFGGSMQTVSSDIADSLGLDRPQGVLVTDVQSSSPAAKAGLEVGDLILTVNGNNVDSPEAFGYRFATIAIGAPVEVTILRQGKRYSVSMSAEVAPETPPRDARELGGYSPFSGTTIYNLSPAVAQEMGMDSNQTGVIIAKVKDGSTAARLGVKVGDVIRKVNGEVVRDTNVLEVLSTHEFRLWRLEIERDGQLIKSVISG; this comes from the coding sequence ATGATGAACAGGAAAAGCCTTGCTGCTGTGTTCGCCTTGGTCCTGGCCGCCGGTGCCGGGGGCGTGATCGCTCAATATATCGGGTCTTCAAATGCGTCGGCCCCGATCTCCGCCGTCACTCCAGTTGCCGATCCCGCGCCCGTTCAACCCGTTGTCCAGCCTGTTTCCCAACGCGTTCCGGAAAGTCGGAGCGAAATGCAGCTCAGTTTTTCTCCGGTCGTCAAATCGGCAACACCGGCCGTCGTCAACGTCTATGCGACGCGGAAGGTTCAAACCCGCTCTCCCTTTTCTGGTGACCCCTTTTTCGAACGCTTCTTTGGCGGGCGTGGTTTCGGAGCGCCCCGTGAACGAGTTCAGCGCTCGCTCGGGTCTGGTGTGATCGTTGATGCAAGCGGCGTGATCGTCACCAACCACCATGTCATCGACGGTGCAACGGAGGTGAAGGTGGCACTGGCTGACAGACGTGAGTTTGATGCGGATGTGGTGCTCGATGAAGAGCGCTCCGATCTTGCCATTCTCAAAATCCGAGATGAGGGCGAGGATCTGCCCTTTCTGACCTTTGCCAATTCTGATGATCTGGAAGTAGGCGATCTGGTGCTCGCGATCGGTAACCCCTTTGGCGTTGGCCAGACGGTGACCAGCGGCATTGTCTCTGCACTGGCTCGGACGCAGGTCGGGGTGTCCGATTATCAATCCTTTATCCAGACCGATGCGGCCATCAACCCGGGTAACTCGGGCGGCGCATTGGTGGATCTGAGCGGCAAGCTGGTCGGCGTCAATACGGCTATTTTTACCCGTTCGGGCGGCTCGAACGGCATTGGCTTTGCTATCCCTGCGAACATGGTTCGGCTGGTTGCCGAGGCTGCCATTTCCGGCAAGAAGGTTCAACGCGCCTGGTTCGGCGGGTCGATGCAGACCGTTTCCTCCGACATTGCAGACAGTCTGGGTCTAGACCGGCCGCAAGGCGTGCTCGTCACGGATGTTCAGTCCTCAAGCCCGGCGGCAAAGGCAGGGCTTGAAGTCGGCGACCTCATCCTGACGGTCAACGGCAACAATGTGGATAGCCCGGAGGCCTTTGGCTACCGGTTTGCCACGATTGCGATCGGCGCGCCGGTCGAGGTGACGATCCTTCGGCAGGGCAAACGCTATTCGGTGTCGATGTCAGCCGAGGTCGCCCCCGAAACGCCGCCGCGTGATGCGCGCGAGTTGGGGGGCTATTCGCCATTTTCGGGAACAACGATTTACAACCTGTCACCTGCTGTTGCGCAGGAGATGGGAATGGACAGCAACCAGACGGGCGTTATCATTGCAAAGGTTAAGGACGGCTCGACTGCGGCGCGGCTGGGCGTCAAGGTGGGCGATGTCATCCGCAAAGTGAATGGTGAGGTTGTCCGCGACACCAATGTGCTGGAAGTCCTGTCGACTCATGAGTTCCGCCTGTGGCGGCTTGAGATTGAACGGGATGGCCAGCTAATCAAGTCTGTAATCAGCGGATAG
- a CDS encoding RluA family pseudouridine synthase, with protein sequence MATIQFRDVTGDEDGMRLDRWFKEHYPGLSFGQLQKLLRTGQVRIDGKRVKTNARLAKGQQVRIPPLATDEKSTNAAPKRAMPRVDDKDDEFLKSIMLYEDKDIFVFNKPAGLAVQGGSGMSRHVDGMMEALRDRNGQKPRLVHRLDRDTSGVLVVARKRSIAEALTRAFRERTTQKTYWALVRGVPKPHQARISTYVAKYQAEDGDRMRIAKHGDDGAQHAVTHYSVVENSGQKMSWLVLKPVTGRTHQLRVHAAYMDCPIIGDPKYFNVDNWEFPGGIQKKLHLHARRIRIPHPKGGILDVTAPLPTHMQQSWNLLGFDVADYDQDIEDELGTEN encoded by the coding sequence ATGGCAACCATTCAATTCCGCGATGTGACGGGCGACGAAGACGGGATGCGTCTGGACCGATGGTTCAAGGAGCATTATCCCGGCCTGTCCTTTGGTCAGCTGCAAAAGCTTCTGCGCACCGGACAGGTGCGCATCGATGGCAAGCGGGTCAAGACCAACGCGCGGCTGGCAAAAGGCCAGCAGGTTCGCATCCCGCCGCTTGCAACAGATGAGAAATCTACCAATGCAGCCCCCAAACGGGCGATGCCGCGTGTGGATGACAAGGACGACGAGTTCCTGAAATCGATCATGCTCTATGAAGACAAGGACATCTTTGTCTTCAACAAGCCTGCCGGCCTGGCCGTGCAGGGAGGGTCGGGCATGTCGCGCCATGTTGATGGCATGATGGAAGCCCTGCGTGATCGCAACGGTCAGAAGCCCCGCCTTGTGCATCGGCTCGATCGGGACACTTCCGGTGTTCTGGTGGTGGCGCGCAAGCGATCCATTGCCGAGGCACTGACACGGGCTTTTCGCGAACGAACGACACAGAAAACCTACTGGGCGCTGGTGCGCGGTGTTCCCAAGCCGCATCAGGCGCGCATCTCAACCTATGTGGCCAAATATCAGGCTGAAGATGGCGACCGCATGCGGATTGCCAAACATGGTGATGATGGTGCACAGCATGCAGTCACCCATTATTCGGTGGTTGAGAACAGCGGCCAGAAAATGTCGTGGCTCGTGCTCAAGCCGGTGACCGGCCGGACCCATCAGTTGCGTGTCCATGCCGCCTATATGGACTGCCCGATCATTGGTGATCCGAAATATTTCAATGTCGATAACTGGGAATTCCCGGGAGGCATTCAGAAAAAACTGCATCTGCACGCACGGCGGATTCGCATTCCCCATCCCAAAGGCGGCATTCTTGATGTGACCGCACCACTGCCGACCCATATGCAACAAAGCTGGAACCTTCTGGGCTTTGATGTTGCTGATTATGATCAGGATATCGAAGATGAGCTCGGGACTGAAAACTGA
- a CDS encoding replication-associated recombination protein A — MSNLFEKAGLDEPVSASGMSDQSQAGGTRPLADLLRPRQLSEVVGQGHLVGPDGTLTRMLNSGSLGCLILWGPPGTGKTTVARLLADGTDLHFEQISAIFSGVADLKKVFEAARDRRRMGKATLLFVDEIHRFNKAQQDSFLPVMEDGTVVLVGATTENPSFELNAALLSRSQVLTFKSLDEEAIGKLLSRAEEALGQSLPLDDEARDALVRMADGDGRSSLTLAQEVWRAAHEGEVLTAEQLGSILQRRAPVYDKSADGHYNLISALHKSIRGSDPDAALYYMCRMIDAGEDPIYLLRRMTVMASEDIGLADPNALVMAQAAREAFQLIGAPEGYYALAELAIYLATAPKSNKGYLAFHAAMKLAKKAGSLPPPKHILNAPTKLMANEGYGDGYRYDHDEPDAFSGQDYFPTELGRRQFYEPVERGFERDLRKRLDYWSRLRTERNSK; from the coding sequence GTGAGCAATCTTTTCGAAAAGGCCGGCCTTGACGAACCCGTCAGCGCCAGCGGGATGAGCGATCAGTCGCAGGCGGGCGGAACCCGCCCGCTGGCTGATCTGCTGCGTCCAAGGCAACTGTCCGAAGTTGTGGGGCAGGGCCATCTGGTCGGCCCCGATGGGACGCTCACCCGGATGCTGAACAGTGGATCGCTCGGGTGTCTGATCTTGTGGGGGCCTCCCGGCACAGGCAAGACAACGGTGGCGCGACTGCTGGCGGACGGCACGGACCTGCATTTCGAACAGATCTCGGCTATCTTTTCTGGCGTGGCGGACCTCAAGAAGGTGTTCGAGGCTGCCCGTGATAGGCGCCGGATGGGCAAGGCCACGCTGTTGTTTGTTGACGAGATCCACCGCTTCAACAAGGCGCAGCAGGACAGCTTCCTGCCGGTGATGGAAGATGGAACGGTGGTGCTTGTCGGGGCGACGACTGAGAACCCGTCGTTTGAGTTGAATGCTGCGCTTCTGTCGCGCTCTCAGGTCTTGACCTTCAAGAGTTTGGACGAAGAGGCCATTGGTAAGTTGCTGTCGCGAGCTGAAGAGGCGCTGGGGCAAAGCCTGCCTCTTGATGATGAGGCGCGGGATGCGCTTGTTCGCATGGCCGATGGGGATGGACGGTCGTCGCTGACGCTGGCGCAGGAGGTTTGGCGGGCCGCGCATGAAGGCGAGGTTCTCACGGCCGAGCAGCTTGGGTCGATCCTGCAGCGACGGGCTCCGGTGTATGACAAGTCAGCAGATGGGCACTACAATCTGATTTCGGCGCTTCACAAGTCCATCCGAGGTTCGGATCCTGATGCGGCGCTTTACTACATGTGCCGGATGATCGATGCGGGTGAGGATCCGATCTATCTTTTGCGGCGGATGACGGTGATGGCGTCCGAGGATATTGGCCTTGCCGATCCCAATGCACTGGTTATGGCGCAGGCAGCGCGGGAGGCGTTTCAACTGATTGGAGCGCCAGAAGGCTATTATGCCCTTGCCGAGCTGGCGATCTATCTTGCCACCGCACCCAAGTCCAACAAGGGCTATCTGGCTTTCCATGCCGCGATGAAGCTTGCCAAGAAGGCCGGTTCCCTGCCACCTCCCAAGCATATTCTTAATGCGCCGACCAAGCTGATGGCCAATGAAGGCTATGGGGATGGTTATCGGTATGATCATGACGAGCCTGATGCCTTTTCCGGGCAGGATTATTTCCCCACCGAATTGGGCCGAAGACAGTTCTACGAGCCGGTGGAGCGTGGGTTCGAGCGCGACTTGCGAAAGCGTCTGGATTATTGGTCCAGACTAAGAACGGAACGGAATAGCAAATGA
- a CDS encoding acyl-CoA carboxylase subunit beta, with translation MSQILEELERRRAQARVGGGEQRVKAQHARGKLTARERIAAFLDEGSFEEFDMFVQHRCTDFGMQDMKMPGDGVVTGSGTVNGRVVYVFAKDFTVLGGSLSWTHAQKIIKIQDMALKNRAPVIGLFDAGGARIQEGVDALGGYGEVFQRNVLASGVIPQISVILGPCAGGDVYSPAMTDFIFMVRDRSYMFVTGPEVVRTVTNEDVSAEDLGSAHVHTSKSSIADGAYDDDVEALLQMRRLVDFLPSNNISEAPEIDNYDPWDRVDMSLDTLAPDNPNKPYDMKELILKCVDEGDFFEIQEAFAKNIIVGFGRIEGRTVGIVANQPMVLAGVLDSDCSRKAARFVRFCDAFGIPIVTFVDVPGFLPGTDQEYGGLIKHGAKLLFAYAEATVPKVTIITRKAYGGAYDVMGSKHLRGDMNYAWPSAQIAVMGAKGAVEIIFRKDIHDREKIAKHTKDYEDRFLSPFVAAERGFIDEVIMPHSTRKRIVKALRMLRNKTLENPWKKHDNIPL, from the coding sequence ATGTCACAAATACTGGAAGAGCTGGAACGGCGCCGGGCGCAGGCGCGGGTCGGGGGCGGTGAGCAGCGCGTCAAGGCGCAGCATGCTCGTGGCAAATTGACAGCGCGCGAACGCATCGCGGCGTTTCTCGATGAAGGGTCCTTTGAGGAGTTTGACATGTTCGTGCAGCACCGATGCACGGATTTCGGCATGCAGGACATGAAAATGCCCGGTGATGGCGTGGTCACCGGTAGTGGCACGGTCAATGGTCGCGTTGTCTATGTCTTTGCCAAGGACTTTACGGTTCTGGGTGGCTCGCTATCGTGGACCCATGCCCAGAAGATCATCAAGATTCAGGATATGGCGCTCAAGAACCGCGCGCCGGTTATCGGTCTGTTCGATGCGGGTGGGGCGCGTATTCAGGAAGGCGTTGATGCGCTCGGGGGCTATGGCGAAGTCTTCCAGCGCAATGTTCTGGCCTCTGGCGTCATTCCGCAAATCTCTGTCATTCTGGGGCCGTGCGCCGGGGGAGATGTCTACTCGCCGGCCATGACGGACTTCATTTTCATGGTGCGGGACCGCTCCTACATGTTCGTTACCGGTCCTGAGGTCGTGAGGACGGTGACCAACGAGGATGTTTCAGCCGAGGATCTGGGCAGCGCCCATGTGCATACCTCCAAGTCCTCGATTGCTGATGGAGCCTATGACGATGACGTCGAAGCGCTGTTGCAGATGCGGCGGTTGGTCGACTTTCTGCCCTCCAACAACATCAGCGAAGCGCCTGAGATAGACAATTACGACCCTTGGGATCGGGTGGACATGTCGCTCGATACCCTCGCGCCCGACAATCCCAACAAGCCCTATGACATGAAGGAGCTGATCCTGAAATGCGTTGATGAGGGTGATTTTTTCGAGATTCAGGAAGCCTTCGCCAAGAATATCATCGTCGGTTTTGGGCGGATTGAAGGGCGCACGGTGGGGATTGTCGCCAACCAGCCCATGGTACTGGCTGGGGTGCTGGACAGCGATTGTTCGCGCAAGGCGGCCCGCTTCGTGCGATTCTGCGATGCCTTCGGTATTCCGATCGTGACCTTTGTCGATGTGCCGGGCTTCCTGCCCGGTACCGATCAGGAATATGGCGGGCTGATCAAGCATGGCGCCAAGCTTCTGTTCGCCTATGCCGAGGCGACCGTGCCGAAGGTGACCATCATCACGCGCAAGGCCTATGGCGGGGCCTATGACGTCATGGGGTCAAAGCATCTGAGGGGGGACATGAATTATGCCTGGCCCAGTGCGCAGATCGCCGTGATGGGGGCCAAGGGGGCGGTGGAGATCATTTTCCGCAAGGATATCCATGACAGGGAAAAGATCGCCAAGCACACCAAGGATTACGAGGATCGGTTCCTGTCACCCTTCGTGGCTGCTGAGCGTGGTTTCATCGATGAAGTGATCATGCCGCATTCGACGCGCAAACGGATCGTCAAGGCGCTGCGCATGTTGCGCAACAAGACGTTGGAGAACCCTTGGAAGAAGCACGACAACATCCCTCTGTGA
- a CDS encoding ATP12 family chaperone protein has protein sequence MAEDENGGEVETLIGGFVPGQKDSTETPMMRSKEVQKAPLPKRFYKDVSIDEDGGSFRILLDGRPIRSPAKNVVTAPRLALAEALRAEWDAQETEINPAQMPLTRLFNSTIDGVEDAREAMLDEIASYLSHDLLCYPATHPARLVERQKAHWLPVLDWAEGELGGRFVQASGILAVEQSPLMGVTLRGLWQSLDRFELGAAHVLMTLTGSALLPFAFWRGFLDEEAMWQAAMVDEDWNIEMWGEDEEAVLRRAFRRKDFDAAVLVIKSHRD, from the coding sequence ATGGCTGAAGACGAGAATGGCGGCGAAGTCGAGACGTTGATTGGCGGCTTCGTTCCCGGACAAAAGGACAGCACCGAAACACCCATGATGCGGTCCAAGGAAGTGCAGAAAGCGCCCTTGCCCAAGCGGTTCTACAAGGATGTCTCCATCGATGAAGACGGTGGGAGCTTCCGGATCCTGCTCGACGGTCGGCCCATTCGCAGTCCGGCCAAGAATGTCGTCACCGCTCCGCGTCTTGCGCTCGCCGAGGCCCTGAGGGCGGAGTGGGATGCGCAGGAGACAGAAATCAATCCGGCGCAAATGCCGCTGACGCGTCTGTTCAACTCCACCATTGATGGTGTCGAGGACGCGCGTGAGGCCATGCTGGACGAGATCGCTTCCTATCTCAGCCATGATCTTCTATGCTATCCCGCTACGCACCCAGCACGTCTGGTGGAGCGTCAGAAAGCCCATTGGCTGCCGGTGCTCGATTGGGCCGAGGGTGAGCTGGGTGGCCGGTTTGTGCAGGCAAGCGGCATTCTTGCAGTAGAGCAGTCCCCCTTGATGGGCGTGACCTTGCGTGGCCTGTGGCAATCCCTTGATCGCTTTGAGCTTGGGGCGGCGCATGTCCTCATGACGCTGACAGGCTCGGCGCTGCTGCCCTTTGCCTTTTGGCGCGGGTTCCTTGATGAAGAGGCCATGTGGCAGGCGGCGATGGTCGATGAAGACTGGAATATCGAAATGTGGGGCGAGGATGAGGAAGCTGTTTTGCGCCGGGCGTTCCGCCGCAAAGACTTTGACGCTGCGGTTCTCGTGATAAAATCGCACCGAGACTAA
- a CDS encoding HAD-IA family hydrolase, with the protein MSLKLFIFDCDGTLVDSAHTIIEGMEQAFGQNGLEAPTPEATRSIIGLSLPEAIARLDPSLDETMRDRLVEGYKDFVIAKREQGEAEELLYPGAKEAIEGLAREENALLGIATGKAYRGVLHLFNSYDWHDLFVTVQTADRAPSKPHPGMIHQAMQQTGVEAADVLMIGDTTYDMEMAVNAGVTGVGVTWGYHSEDMLTKAGARHMVHDYGSLHRLLACML; encoded by the coding sequence ATGAGCCTCAAGCTTTTTATTTTTGATTGCGACGGCACACTTGTCGACAGTGCGCACACGATTATTGAGGGCATGGAACAAGCCTTCGGGCAGAATGGGCTCGAAGCGCCCACCCCAGAAGCCACGCGGTCGATCATCGGCTTGTCGCTGCCAGAGGCGATTGCGCGGCTCGATCCCTCGCTGGATGAGACCATGCGCGATCGGCTTGTCGAAGGCTACAAGGATTTCGTGATTGCCAAGCGAGAGCAGGGCGAGGCGGAAGAGCTGCTCTATCCGGGTGCCAAAGAGGCAATCGAGGGGCTTGCTCGGGAAGAAAACGCGCTGCTTGGTATCGCAACGGGCAAGGCCTATCGCGGTGTGCTGCATCTGTTCAACAGCTATGACTGGCATGATCTCTTTGTCACCGTGCAAACCGCCGACAGGGCGCCGTCCAAGCCGCATCCGGGCATGATCCATCAGGCCATGCAGCAGACGGGTGTCGAGGCTGCAGACGTCTTGATGATCGGTGATACGACCTATGATATGGAAATGGCAGTCAATGCCGGTGTCACCGGTGTCGGGGTGACCTGGGGCTACCATAGCGAAGACATGCTGACGAAGGCCGGTGCGCGCCATATGGTCCACGATTATGGCTCGCTGCATCGGTTGCTTGCCTGCATGCTTTGA
- the rplQ gene encoding 50S ribosomal protein L17, giving the protein MRHGKSGRKLNRTASHRKAMFANMAAALIKHEQIITTLPKAKELRPIADKLVTLAKRGDLHARRQAISQIRDKDMVAKLFSALGPRYEERKGGYTRVLKAGYRYGDNAPMAVIEFVDRDVEARGLDSGPTQEVETEDAA; this is encoded by the coding sequence ATGCGCCACGGCAAATCAGGTCGCAAGCTCAATCGGACCGCTTCTCATCGCAAGGCTATGTTCGCCAACATGGCAGCAGCCTTGATCAAGCATGAGCAAATCATCACCACCCTGCCCAAGGCGAAGGAACTTCGCCCGATCGCAGACAAACTGGTAACCTTGGCCAAACGCGGCGACCTGCATGCACGTCGTCAGGCAATTTCCCAGATCCGCGACAAGGATATGGTAGCGAAATTGTTCAGCGCCCTTGGCCCACGCTACGAAGAACGCAAAGGTGGCTACACCCGCGTCCTCAAAGCTGGCTACCGTTATGGTGACAACGCTCCGATGGCTGTGATTGAATTCGTGGATCGTGATGTGGAAGCACGCGGTCTGGATTCTGGTCCGACCCAGGAAGTTGAGACCGAAGACGCAGCATAA
- the folB gene encoding dihydroneopterin aldolase codes for MDRIILRDLAFFAYHGVYEEEARLGQRFYFDLDCYLDLKPAGLSDDEDQTVRYDHIAQEVERIVTTKRFKLIEALAEQVAQALLIRFPKIQSVQVKLRKPEAPVPAIVKDIAVEITRSRKDYDNE; via the coding sequence ATGGATCGGATAATTCTCAGAGACCTTGCTTTCTTTGCCTATCATGGCGTCTATGAGGAAGAAGCCCGCCTCGGACAGCGCTTCTATTTCGATCTCGATTGCTATCTGGATTTGAAGCCCGCAGGCCTCAGCGACGACGAAGACCAAACGGTGCGTTACGACCACATCGCACAGGAAGTCGAGCGGATCGTCACCACCAAGCGATTCAAGCTGATCGAAGCTCTGGCCGAGCAGGTTGCACAGGCGCTTTTAATTCGCTTCCCAAAAATACAATCTGTCCAAGTGAAATTACGCAAGCCTGAGGCACCAGTTCCTGCTATTGTAAAGGATATTGCCGTCGAAATTACCAGATCGCGCAAGGATTATGACAATGAGTAA
- the folK gene encoding 2-amino-4-hydroxy-6-hydroxymethyldihydropteridine diphosphokinase, with the protein MSNSGVEVYLGLGGNIGDPSITIEETLASLSRRPGIKVLTRSPFYRTPPWGKTDQSDFINACATIHTTLSPQKLLKTCLEVEKRMGRERGERWGPRIIDIDILSYGDEQVHEDDLSIPHPLIAERAFVLVPLKDVAPDFTLNGEHIDEMLEKIDLTGIEALHTAYAQDDAFPQEIAS; encoded by the coding sequence ATGAGTAACAGTGGTGTCGAAGTATATTTAGGCCTTGGTGGAAATATTGGCGATCCATCTATTACAATTGAAGAAACACTGGCAAGTCTTTCTAGACGGCCAGGGATCAAGGTTCTAACCCGGTCTCCGTTTTATCGCACGCCACCTTGGGGCAAGACCGACCAATCCGATTTTATCAATGCTTGTGCGACCATACACACGACCCTCAGCCCGCAAAAACTGCTCAAAACCTGTCTTGAAGTGGAAAAGCGCATGGGCCGTGAGCGTGGCGAGCGTTGGGGTCCGCGGATCATCGATATCGACATTCTGAGCTATGGCGACGAGCAGGTACACGAAGATGACCTCTCCATTCCGCATCCTCTGATCGCCGAACGCGCCTTCGTTCTGGTGCCGCTCAAGGACGTCGCTCCAGACTTCACACTCAATGGTGAGCATATCGACGAGATGCTGGAAAAGATCGATCTGACCGGTATTGAGGCACTGCACACAGCTTATGCACAGGACGACGCGTTTCCTCAGGAGATCGCCAGCTAG
- the crcB gene encoding fluoride efflux transporter CrcB produces MSHFVFVAIGGAAGASLRHLVGMMALRSLGSGFPFGTFICNVVGSFLMGLLIHLLAVRFQASTEVRLLLTTGLLGGFTTFSTFSLDVVTLTERGQMGIALFYVALSLAGGIVALFIGLSAARALV; encoded by the coding sequence ATGAGTCACTTTGTCTTTGTCGCCATTGGTGGTGCTGCCGGTGCCAGCCTGCGCCACCTTGTGGGTATGATGGCCCTGCGGTCGCTCGGCAGCGGTTTTCCCTTTGGGACCTTTATCTGCAATGTCGTTGGGTCTTTCCTGATGGGCCTGCTCATCCATCTGCTTGCTGTGCGCTTCCAAGCCAGCACCGAAGTGCGTCTGTTGCTGACCACGGGCCTGCTGGGTGGTTTCACGACCTTTTCCACCTTCTCGCTGGATGTGGTGACCCTGACCGAGCGTGGGCAAATGGGGATTGCCCTGTTTTATGTTGCATTGTCGCTGGCTGGCGGTATTGTGGCCCTCTTTATCGGACTGAGTGCGGCGCGCGCGCTGGTTTGA